One uncultured Caproiciproducens sp. DNA segment encodes these proteins:
- a CDS encoding ribosomal L7Ae/L30e/S12e/Gadd45 family protein, with amino-acid sequence MNEKILHLLGIARRAGRLSLGNDAAIESLRKGNAKMVLLADDLSPRTASGVRQVAQEEEVAAVIFKATMDEISMALGKRTGVVAVNDAGFAKKLLELCKAEAAGTEE; translated from the coding sequence ATGAATGAGAAAATCTTGCATCTTCTTGGTATTGCGCGCAGGGCCGGAAGGCTTTCGCTCGGCAATGACGCGGCGATAGAATCGCTGCGAAAAGGGAATGCTAAAATGGTGCTGCTTGCAGATGACCTGTCACCCCGCACTGCCAGCGGAGTCCGGCAGGTGGCCCAAGAGGAAGAAGTTGCAGCAGTGATATTCAAGGCAACGATGGACGAAATCAGCATGGCTCTCGGAAAGCGAACCGGAGTTGTCGCGGTGAATGACGCAGGGTTCGCTAAGAAGCTGCTTGAGCTGTGCAAGGCGGAAGCAGCCGGTACTGAGGAATGA